In Chelmon rostratus isolate fCheRos1 chromosome 9, fCheRos1.pri, whole genome shotgun sequence, the following proteins share a genomic window:
- the rab33a gene encoding ras-related protein Rab-33A, giving the protein MWPHSAADREHRLYCCIAGPLLPSSSSPLPSLIHPSVHPLSSAHTHTDLRITSSGIMTNDSPEEETRAPGGGGGGGGKGIARRNRADDNVTILTSSMDLQRASRSRASSSNDAAQSLTSSVDLSTSSLELSIQTRIFKIIVIGDSNVGKTCLTFRFTGGSFPDKTEATIGVDFREKAVEIEGETIKVQVWDTAGQERFRKSMVEHYYRNVHAVVFVYDVTKMTSFRNLQTWIEECNGHRVSASVPRVLVGNKCDLVDQIQVPSNMALKFADAHNMLLFETSAKDPRESQNVDSIFMSLACRLKAQKSLLYRDVEREDGRVRLTQETETKSSCPC; this is encoded by the exons ATGTG GCCACACtcagctgctgacagagagcACCGGCTGTATTGTTGCATTGCTGgtcccctccttccttcctcctcctctcccctcccttccctcatccatccatccgtccaccccctctcctctgcacacacgcacaccgaTTTGCGCATCACCTCCTCCGGCATAATGACCAACGATTCCCCGGAGGAGGAGACCCGAGCTCCGGGCGGCGGTGGCGGAGGAGGTGGTAAAGGGATCGCACGAAGGAACCGAGCGGACGACAATGTCACCATCCTGACATCGTCCATGGATTTACAGAGAGCCAGCCGGAGCcgagccagcagcagcaacgaTGCCGCCCAGAGCCTCACATCCTCCGTGGATCTGAGCACCTCCTCCCTGGAGCTGAGCATCCAGACGCGGATCTTTAAGATCATCGTCATCGGGGACTCCAACGTGGGGAAGACCTGCCTCACCTTCCGCTTCACCGGCGGGAGCTTCCCCGACAAGACCGAGGCCACCATCGGCGTGGATTTCAGGGAGAAGGCGGTGGAGATTGAAGGAGAGACTATCAAG GTGCAGGTATGGGACACAGCAGGCCAGGAGCGCTTTCGTAAATCCATGGTGGAACATTACTACCGCAATGTCCACGCGGTGGTCTTTGTGTATGATGTCACCAAGATGACTTCCTTCCGCAACCTGCAGACATGGATAGAG GAGTGTAATGGCCATCGGGTCTCAGCATCAGTACCTCGAGTCCTGGTGGGAAACAAGTGCGACCTTGTTGACCAAATACAG GTGCCCTCCAACATGGCGTTGAAGTTCGCCGACGCccacaacatgctgctgtttgagacGTCGGCCAAGGACCCGAGGGAGAGTCAGAACGTCGACTCTATCTTCATGTCGCTGGCGTGCCGCCTGAAGGCCCAGAAATCCCTGCTCTACAGAGACGTggagagggaggatgggaggGTCCGACTCACACAAGAgactgaaacaaagagcagTTGTCCTTGTTGA